In a genomic window of Gossypium arboreum isolate Shixiya-1 chromosome 9, ASM2569848v2, whole genome shotgun sequence:
- the LOC108455615 gene encoding tropinone reductase-like 1, producing the protein MSQKRLEGKVAIITGGASGIGASAVHVFHENGAKVVIADIQDCKGQALANQLGENVAFIHCDVSNEDDICNLIDITISKHGKLDIMYNNAGIMDRPTSGGILDAKKSDLEKMFQVNTIGAFLGAKHAARVMIPQRKGCILFTASACTSIAGLASHTYAATKYGILGLAKNLTPDLGQYGIRVNCISPYGVVTGLPGITEEQRSIVELKLSNMGNLKGEILKPECVAKAALYLASEEANYVSGVNLLVDGGYSAVNPTMFKFANLVN; encoded by the exons ATGTCTCAGAAGAG GCTTGAAGGCAAGGTGGCAATTATAACAGGTGGCGCCAGTGGGATTGGAGCAAGTGCTGTGCATGTTTTCCATGAAAATGGTGCCAAGGTGGTCATTGCTGATATCCAAGATTGCAAAGGCCAAGCCCTCGCCAACCAGCTTGGCGAAAATGTTGCCTTCATCCATTGTGATGTCTCAAATGAAGATGACATCTGCAATCTTATCGACATCACCATCTCCAAACATGGAAAACTGGACATTATGTACAACAATGCAGGCATCATGGACCGCCCAACAAGCGGAGGGATTTTGGATGCTAAAAAATCAGACCTGGAAAAGATGTTTCAAGTCAACACCATCGGTGCTTTCCTTGGAGCCAAACATGCAGCAAGGGTTATGATACCCCAACGTAAAGGTTGCATTCTCTTCACTGCCAGTGCTTGCACTTCGATTGCAGGGCTTGCATCTCACACCTACGCAGCAACAAAGTATGGGATTCTGGGGCTGGCTAAGAACTTGACGCCTGATTTGGGGCAATACGGCATAAGAGTAAATTGTATCTCGCCTTATGGAGTGGTAACTGGTTTGCCAGGGATTACTGAAGAACAGAGATCCATTGTGGAATTGAAACTCAGCAACATGGGCAATCTAAAGGGTGAAATTCTTAAGCCAGAATGTGTAGCCAAGGCTGCACTATACCTGGCTAGTGAAGAAGCAAATTATGTGAGTGGAGTCAATCTCCTGGTAGATGGAGGGTACAGTGCTGTGAATCCAACCATGTTCAAGTTTGCTAACCTTGTTAATTGA